In Juglans microcarpa x Juglans regia isolate MS1-56 chromosome 7D, Jm3101_v1.0, whole genome shotgun sequence, the following are encoded in one genomic region:
- the LOC121239412 gene encoding putative disease resistance protein At3g14460 — MHNNEEPLLLEYLVIEDCSSLTSLPRGQFPSTLKKLEIHNCMNLESFPEQMHNNTCLEFFKISCCHSIRSFSEGTFGLSRVTYSTAISLKELIINNCKDLKSLPGGLQNLVYLDYLEIVDCPLLLCFPEPGLPAKLRSIRISNCQSLKSLPNWMCNLTSLQELHINGCSSLASFPEGGLPANLQSLSILDSENLRPSYEWGLHRLTCLMDLSFGGCQGLVSFPEKWLLPSSLSSLHLERLPSLKSLPKGLKNLSSLDNMEIWDCDRLQALPDSSNTSEFGILGYPFMYS, encoded by the coding sequence ATGCATAACAATGAGGAGCCTCTTTTACTCGAATATTTGGTAATTGAAGATTGCTCCTCTCTCACATCTTTACCAAGAGGCCAGTTTCCCAGCACACTTAAGAAACTTGAAATCCATAACTGCATGAATTTGGAGTCGTTTCCAGAGCAGATGCACAACAATACTTGCCTTGAATTCTTCAAAATCTCATGCTGTCATTCCATTAGGTCCTTCTCCGAAGGTACTTTTGGACTGTCCAGAGTCACATATAGCACCGCCATAAGCCTTAAGGAACTTATCATCAACAATTGTAAAGACCTCAAGTCATTACCTGGAGGCCTACAAAACCTCGTGTATCTCGATTACTTGGAAATAGTTGATTGCCCACTTCTTCTGTGTTTTCCAGAACCTGGCTTGCCAGCCAAGTTGCGATCAATTAGAATCTCCAATTGCCAGAGTCTCAAGTCCCTACCAAATTGGATGTGTAACCTCACATCTCTTCAAGAACTACATATAAATGGTTGCTCAAGTCTTGCATCATTTCCAGAAGGGGGGTTACCTGCCAATCTGCAGTCACTTTCAATTTTAGACTCTGAGAATCTCAGGCCCTCCTATGAGTGGGGGCTGCACAGACTCACTTGTCTCATGGATTTGTCCTTCGGTGGATGTCAGGGGTTAGTATCTTTTCCAGAGAAGTGGTTGCTGCCAAGTAGTTTATCCTCTCTTCATCTTGAGCGTCTGCCAAGTCTTAAATCACTACCCAAGGGACTGAAAAACCTCAGCTCTCTCGATAACATGGAAATATGGGATTGTGACAGGCTTCAGGCTTTGCCAGACAGCTCAAATACCTCAGAGTTTGGAATTTTGGGATATCCTTTCATGTACAGTTAG
- the LOC121238471 gene encoding putative disease resistance RPP13-like protein 1, with protein MAVGEAVLSAFLQVLFDRLASREFVGLLQSRKYDDLLEKLKITLLTVTALLNDAEEKQFRSPAVEKWLHMAKEALYDAEDILDELTSEALRCTVEAESRDSSNQVWKWTPVSTPSSTGMESKLKRVNEKLELIARYKDVLGLNNEGRSSGLKQRLPTTSLVDETRVYGRVHDKDMIIELLLRDTPTIIDKIGVIPIVGMGGVGKTTLAQVVYNDHRVEEHFNLRIWVSVSDQFDVLRLTKTILRSVTLEDTDLDDLNLLQVSLKKKLVGRRFLLVFDDVWNKRNHDWDLLWSPLKAGVRGSKILVTTRNRDAASSLGTVPAHHLRGLSFDDCWLLFTSHAFEDRNIAVYPNLEAVGRKVVEKCEGLPLAVKRLGILLRSRQEDNEWKDILNRKIWDLPDDESDILQSLRLSYHHLPAHLKQCFAYCSIFPVGYEFDKDSLVLLWMAEGFVQLPKAKKTLEEVGGEYFLELVSRSFFQESIVNKSRFVMHGLIRDLADVVSGEFCFRLGDKLKNGNQSRNFERARHSSYLRGRRDLLSKFEAFNGVERLRTFLPVDPTGMIGVSYMANNVPGDLLPKLRYLRVLSFNACRITELPDSIGDLKLLRYLDLSHTAIQRLPNSTGTLYNLQTLILWQCNSLNELPSKMGNLTNLRHLLISGSRLKEMPQKICRLKNLQTLSTYMVGKDGGLKIGGLKGMLQLQGSLHISGLQNVVSFDDTVEANLKDKQELDQLIFQWSDSFDDSITAVDEKEVSDMPQVLKIHKDLSTIGFSGTRFPSFREAMRSYTQESAKQTVGWSNSLDGSRNETVATDVLEMLQPHENIKQIIIRDYGGTRFPSWMGSPLFSNLNLLKISNCRKCSCLPPLGQLTSLKDLVIEGMEEIKSIGTEFYGDGRSSTMPFPALETLKFDSMLQWEEWSYSGLEGRADFNNLQKIEICNCPKLRKFSHHFPALKKMSIKECEELETLPRLLAVDDSLEQGREFPCLVELSIWTCPNLRELPRLFPSLTILEINGCQVLEKLPRLPSIRELEVNKIDEELLQSMVKLPSLSYLRMCEISRLTCLLEGFLQKLTSLEELQIAHLGEITSLSSEIGFQNLQRLQRLEISGCPFLEQLPPSLHELSSLKELRVLKCPLLVSFPSTGLPSMLIGL; from the coding sequence ATGGCCGTGGGAGAAGCTGTTCTCTCTGCGTTCCTTCAAGTGCTGTTTGACAGATTGGCTTCACGCGAGTTCGTAGGCCTGCTACAAAGCCGGAAGTATGATGACTTGTTGGAGAAATTGAAGATCACACTGCTGACAGTTACAGCACTGCTTAACGATGCTGAGGAGAAGCAGTTTCGTAGCCCTGCGGTGGAGAAGTGGCTGCATATGGCTAAAGAGGCTCTTTATGATGCAGAGGACATATTGGATGAGCTTACTTCCGAAGCTCTGAGATGTACGGTGGAAGCTGAATCTCGGGACAGCTCCAATCAGGTATGGAAGTGGACTCCCGTCTCCACCCCATCTAGTACGGGGATGGAATCCAAATTGAAAAGGGTTAATGAGAAACTAGAATTGATTGCCAGATATAAAGATGTCCTTGGCTTGAATAACGAAGGAAGGTCGTCTGGACTCAAGCAAAGATTACCAACAACTTCATTGGTAGATGAAACTCGTGTCTATGGCAGGGTTCATGATAAAGATATGATAATCGAGCTGCTACTGAGGGATACACCAACAATTATAGATAAAATTGGTGTAATTCCTATAGTTGGCATGGGTGGTGTTGGTAAGACAACTCTTGCACAAGTTGTTTACAACGACCACAGAGTGGAGGAGCATTTTAATTTAAGGATTTGGGTGAGCGTGTCTGATCAATTTGATGTATTGAGGCTGACAAAAACAATTCTTAGGTCAGTCACTTTGGAAGATACTGATCTCGATGACTTAAATCTACTTCAagttagtttgaaaaaaaaattggttggaCGGAGATTTTTGCTTGTTTTCGATGATGTTTGGAACAAGAGAAATCATGATTGGGATCTCTTATGGAGTCCATTGAAAGCTGGGGTAAGAGGAAGTAAAATATTAGTGACAACCCGGAATAGGGATGCTGCATCAAGCCTGGGGACGGTTCCAGCTCATCATTTGAGAGGTTTATCATTTGACGATTGCTGGTTATTGTTCACAAGCCATGCATTTGAGGATAGAAACATTGCTGTCTATCCAAATTTGGAGGCAGTTGGGAGGAAGGTTGTGGAAAAGTGCGAAGGTTTGCCCTTAGCAGTAAAGAGACTGGGAATTCTGTTGCGCTCTAGACAAGAAGACAACGAATGGAAAGATATCTTAAATAGGAAAATATGGGATCTACCGGATGATGAAAGTGATATTCTTCAGAGTCTAAGGCTCAGCTATCATCACCTTCCTGCACATTTGAAGCAATGTTTTGCTTATTGCTCGATCTTCCCTGTGGGATATGAATTTGATAAGGACTCTCTAGTTCTGCTATGGATGGCAGAAGGATTTGTGCAGCTACCTAAAGCGAAGAAAACGCTTGAAGAAGTGGGTGGCGAATATTTTCTTGAGCTAGTATCAAGGTCATTCTTTCAGGAATCTATTGTCAATAAATCACGATTTGTAATGCATGGCCTCATTAGAGATTTAGCCGATGTTGTTTCTGGTGAGTTTTGCTTCAGATTGGGGGATAAGTTAAAGAATGGCAATCAAAGCAGAAATTTTGAGAGGGCTCGTCATTCCTCATACCTTCGGGGCAGGCGTGATTTGCTCTCAAAATTCGAGGCCTTCAATGGAGTTGAACGGTTACGCACCTTCCTGCCAGTAGATCCAACTGGCATGATTGGAGTAAGCTATATGGCTAATAATGTACCTGGTGATCTCTTGCCCAAGTTAAGATATCTACGGGTGTTGTCATTCAATGCTTGCCGTATCACTGAATTGCCAGATTCCATAGGTGACTTGAAACTTCTACGCTACCTGGACCTATCTCACACAGCCATTCAGAGGTTACCCAACTCAACAGGTACTCTTTACAATTTACAGACTTTGATCCTGTGGCAATGTAACTCACTCAATGAGCTGCCTTCCAAGATGGGGAACCTCACAAACTTACGACATCTCCTTATTAGTGGAAGCAGGTTAAAAGAGATGCCTCAGAAAATTTGTAGATTGAAGAATCTTCAGACATTGTCCACTTATATGGTGGGTAAAGACGGTGGGTTAAAAATTGGAGGCTTGAAGGGCATGTTGCAACTTCAAGGATCACTTCACATTTCTGGACTGCAAAACGTTGTCAGTTTTGATGATACAGTCGAGGCTAATTTGAAGGACAAGCAGGAACTCGATCAATTAATATTCCAATGGAGTGACAGCTTCGACGATTCAATTACTGCTGTGGATGAAAAGGAAGTATCTGACATGCCACAAGTTCTCAAAATCCACAAAGATCTCAGCACCATAGGCTTTAGTGGTACAAGATTTCCAAGCTTTAGGGAAGCCATGAGAAGTTATACGCAAGAATCTGCTAAGCAAACAGTGGGATGGAGCAACAGTTTGGATGGTTCAAGAAATGAAACAGTTGCAACAGATGTTCTTGAGATGTTGCAACCACACGAAAACATCAAGCAAATCATAATCAGGGACTATGGAGGTACAAGATTCCCAAGTTGGATGGGATCCCCTTTGTTCTCCAATCTGAATCTTCTAAAGATTAGCAATTGCAGAAAGTGTAGTTGTCTACCACCACTTGGGCAACTAACTTCTCTCAAAGACCTCGTGATTGAAGGAATGGAAGAAATAAAGAGCATAGGAACTGAGTTCTATGGAGATGGGCGTTCTTCTACTATGCCTTTCCCAGCATTGGAAACCCTAAAGTTTGACAGCATGTTACAATGGGAGGAATGGTCTTATTCTGGACTTGAAGGCAGGGCAGACTTCAATAACCTTCAAAAGATTGAAATTTGCAACTGTCCTAAGCTTAGAAAATTCTCACACCATTTTCCTGccttgaaaaaaatgagtattaagGAGTGTGAAGAACTGGAAACTCTTCCGAGGCTTCTTGCAGTTGATGATAGCTTAGAACAAGGCAGAGAATTCCCATGCCTCGTTGAGCTTTCTATATGGACATGTCCCAACCTGAGGGAACTGCCTCGTCTCTTTCCTTCATTGACAATACTTGAAATAAATGGATGCCAAGTATTGGAAAAACTTCCAAGGCTTCCTTCAATCCGTGAATTAGAAGTAAACAAGATTGATGAGGAGCTGTTGCAGAGTATGGTTAAGCTCCCTTCACTCAGCTACTTGCGTATGTGTGAAATTTCCAGGCTCACATGTTTGCTTGAAGGGTTTCTTCAGAAGTTAACATCGCTGGAAGAATTGCAGATTGCCCATCTTGGTGAGATCACTTCTTTGTCGAGTGAAATTGGATTTCAAAATCTCCAACGCCTCCAACGACTGGAGATTTCAGGATGTCCATTCTTGGAGCAGTTGCCACCAAGTTTACATGAACTCTCCTCTCTTAAGGAGTTGAGGGTCTTAAAATGCCCCTTGCTTGTCTCCTTTCCTTCGACGGGCTTGCCTTCCATGCTTATTGGCCTTTGA